CCTTTAAGAAAGAGACAAAAAACTAGTCCTCTTAACAAAGGTGATGATCTGTTCACTCAAAAAGAAAGTGTAGAAGAAGCTGACGAGCTGAATACTTTGACAACCATCACTCAGAAACTCTTCAATTTGATAGAAGAAAGAGAGACAAGACAAAAACAAGAAGCTGAGCAAAGAGAagcagagaaaaagaaaaataatctaTGGGAAGCAGTCAAAGAAGTTTCTGATTTGGAAGAACATGTACGTTTTGATGCCGTTAAGCTGATCAATCAATTAGGAATGAAAGATGTATTCATTAGCATGTCTGTTGATGAACGTTACGGATGGATTAAGCATAACGTGATAGGATTTTGATTTGAGCTATTATTATGtgtggtttttatttattttattatttactgataTTGGATTTTATATACTGGTTTTTGCATTTGATTACAtggttttttataataaaattagtgTTGCTATCCTTTGTTTTAGTTTGAAACATGACTAAGCACATGTGTCTTTCATACAAACATATTAGATGCACTTAGCACATGTAACTAATATTACGATGCACTAAGCACGATGCACTAAGCACGATGCACTAAGcacaaacatattttttttttactttttaattgaaTGTAAAGTATATGTAAATATGTAAGAAATTCAGTTTCTTGGATTGCACAAttgtcattttatatttatgtaaaatttacatacaattaaaaagtaaacttttttatatttaacacatcaatatttacatttttttttactttttattgaatgtaaattttacttaaatttataaGTGAGAATTATGTAACTGAAATAACTTTACTaactgaaaatgtaaaatttatataaataatgatctaGGTTGCTTATTGAGAAAACCATCAAATAATTACTAAAAGTCTCGTGCTTGTTTGATAGGTTCTAAGCTCTTTTGTCAATTTATTATCAAACATGGATTCAGAATTTCTTGGCCAACAAGAATCAGAAGAAAAAGAATCATATTTGtctcatgaagatgatgagttAGATGcccatattattttattggtgCTCCTAGTTCTTTGTCAGATGATGTGTTTGAAGAAGCGACAACGGGAACGTCAGTTGCAAATTGAACGTCCCACACGACGCCCAATCACAAGAGCTGGTCAAGATTATATAGATAATGTCTTAAAAGAAAATCCTCTTCATTTTAGAGAGTTATATCGGATgtatccaaatatttttttgaagttatGCAATCTTCTCAGAGAGAAGACAAGTTTAACTGATACAAGATATATCAGCCTTGAAGAAATGGTTGCATCTTTTCTCCTTGTAGTTGGTCAAAATTAGAGGTATTGCTATACAAGAGATACTTTTAAGAGATCCAAGTTTGCTATAAGTGAGAATTTTCACAAAGTTTTGCGAGCTTTAAACCAAATTTCACCGAGTTTTATGGCTACCGCCGGACCCGGAACACCTCAAAAGATTAAAGAAAGTACAAGATTTTATCCATACTTCAAGgtacattttttaatattttaaccaTGATTgagttattattttctatagATCATAATTTTACTCTATGTTAGGATGGTGTCGGAGCTATCGATGGTACACATATATTTGCAATGGTGCAAAAAAAAGATGCAGCTCCTTTCCGCAACAGAAAAGGTGATATATCCCAAAATGTGTTGGCTGCATGTAATTTTGATCTTGAATTCATGTACGTACTTAGTGGATGGGAAGGTTCAGCTCATGATTCAAAgatattaaatgatgctttaaCAAGGAACACTAACCGACTACCAGTTCCAGAaggtacacatatatatataaatatattgtaaatcATACATATTTTTTCCAGATAATTAACTACTTTATCGTTTAATATCAGGAAAATTTTATCTAGTTGACTGCGGTTTTGCAAATCGTCGGAACTTCTTAGCTCCATATCGAGGTGTTCGATACCATCTACAAGAGTTTTCTGGTCAGGATTCTACTCCTCAGAATGATAAAGAGTTGTTTAATCATCGTCATGCTTCCTTGAGGAATGTTATCGAGAGAATTTTTGGTATATTCAAATCTcggtttctaatttttaaatctgcACCCCCTTTTCCTTACAAGACACAAACAGAGATCGTACTTGCGTGTGTTGGGTTACATAATTTTCTTCGGAAGTTTTGTAGAACAGATAATTTTCCTGAAGAAAAAGACTCTGAGGATGTAGAACATGTTCAAGAAGTTAATAACAACGACGAAGAAATTCTTGTAACTCAGGATCAGCAAAGAGAACATGCCAATCAAGTGAGAGCCACAATAGCAACAGATATGTGGAGAGATTTTATAAACGTATGATATATGaatatgttttacattttatatactttattttattataaagctGAATTTATTGCAAATCCATttgattgattttaaaaatCCATTTATTTTGATTCTGAATTCTGTATGTTTgatttcaaaatctatatgtttgATTTAAGAATCAACGGATTTCTTAAATCCTAGAAGAATtctcaaatccattaaaatagtagaaccaataacccctactaaGTCTGAGAGGAAGTTTTACTGATATTAAATTACCTATgagttttataaatgttttcaaaaagtttttattgagtcaaaaaGGGGACAAtgaactttttaaattttccttacttatctaaccactctttagcatcaTTCTTAGATTTATTGACTGCATAATatactatagatgctaaagtggatcatcCTGCCAACTATTCacaagctgacctccaacctaattgaAATCAACTTGCTTGTATTGGGGCAAGTCTGGAAGGTTTTACTGGTATACATTGGATCGGAATCCTCctgcaagtctggaaggtattaGTCTTAGTGTCCCTGGTTTTCCATCCACCTCTCTTTGGCATCCAGATATATAGTTACAAAAGATTGAGATGATTTCTTGCGGATTAGAGGGGTAGGAGTGTCTTCTGCGACCCCATTATTCTACTCTAATAGAATGATCACACCTTTTTGGAAGCGAGGGATAGATACATTATCGATGACCCCACTATTCGCCTACAACTTTGCCCAATAAAAAATCGGATTCAGAAAAAAGAGAAGTGATAAGGGGAACCAAACAAGGGTTACATGTAGGTCCATATACTTGCTTAAGTTGATTCCATGTGTTCAGTGATTAgaagcctacacttttattttattttatttaataaatgagGTCTGAAGAAGTTAGTCAGACATGATTAGTTATGTTGATGGATGAATGGAATCGGTTGCTAAACTAGGATATTACATATAAAGTACTTCTAAAAATTAAGATTGATTTGATGTAGTTTGCAATATTGCTGAGGTGGTGATAGTGATTTCTTAAATtttgtgagtccctgctgtttccAAACCGCTTCCATAGAGACTGCTcgttgttttgcttgaggacaagcaacaTAGTAAGTTTGAGGGTGTGTGATATACCATGGTTTATACCcattttagccatggtatacaTGTGTTTTAGATACAATGTagttgttttggagtctttttagtatgttttctggttttggagtgatttggaggaaagtggtgattgtagtacattttggagataaaattataaagaccTATAGCTTACCATTGAACAGCCCGGCGGTCGATGATTGAAGatgataatcgatcgacacacactatgtgttgtcgatcgacagcaaagcTCACAAAGGCCAGatttggttccagccgactatAAGCTCAAGTCCTACAAGAATTACCAAATTGCCCCtggcgagttttaacctaatatttatttagtctgccattgttctaggcaacacacgctCTCTACACTTTCATACAGTAAAATACTTAagtcttaggtttggagagaagatacaAGAACTCCTTTAgtgatttgtgattggaactccaagtttttttattcttatctaTTTATGCAGTTTTCTTATTACTTTGTTATTGTTATGAATAGCTTAGTTAtttctgagtagttctctttgtaacatttagggttcaaatattCATGAGGGATCAgccaaaaatattgaattgctAAGTGTTAAGATATCCATCAATTAAATTGTTCTGtaatgcatgtgttctagagtagctaactaggacTTTGCCTATAGATATTAGGACGCAAGCGGAAGCATGGTCCTTTGTCTGATCTAGTTTACATTGTGCTAGAATTTCTAGAAAGAAGCAACAGCTAATTTACTTTAGCCTAGTGAACAAGTCAAACCCATGTGTAAATCTTCCTAGAaggtacatcgatcgacaactagtagctgcatcgatcgacgggctgaaaagtgtatcgatcgacaatccataattggtatcgatcgacactttctcaagaccaacaagcgacagctgagATCTTTACATCCGGGAATAGATAGTCTAAAAATACGGAAGTTGATAGACTATTCTTTAAGTCTGAGTTCTAGGATATCCAACATACACTTAGTCTCTATATCTCTATACTCATGTTtgtctgaatagaaaccctaagtctaatgCATTTCATATCTGTTTGGAAATTGCATTCAATCAACCGAACAATTACTTTGCTCAGACCagtgctatttacatttaaacatgTTTGCATAGCTTAACCACATAActactagattttttttttgtgccttagctccctgtgaatttgatccataagtactacaacttgaccttttatttgagagagtacatATCACtctttaggataatttgagtgatatcaattcTCTCCTGGAATATTTAGAAAATGTATTGCAAATTTGCTTGGATCTTATGGTGGAGCCATGATTAGAGGATCAATGTTGAGTTTTGTCAACTTTTATCAATAGGATGTTTGTGACTCCATATGGTGATCATCATCATGTGTGGGAATTGGAAATTTTGGATTAGGTTGTTGCGTTTATGACTGGTGGTCATCAGCATAGATGGGAAGGCTTTATTCTTGAGGATATTAGTATGCCATATCATGTTCTTTACAAAGTATCCAGGAAAATTCGATTCTAGGAACAAATAATGTGTAACTAATGAACCAGTCTatgcattttttatatatattcttgtTAAGAAGAAGCCGATTAATTTTGTTTGTCTCGTGTACAATCAGATAGTAGCAACATCAAGGCACTCAAATGAACGACAGCCTATCACTTGCCCTAATCTTATTTATCAGGTTAAAACTCATCAGTGTGAGATAACACCTCTAGTAGGAGATGAAAAGTTAACTAGTAGACCAATGTACTTGTGATACATGCAAAGGCTCATGAATCATGTGTTGTTTCACTACAACAGGTGATGTATCACAACGTTGATCAAGCGATGCTACGACTTCTGCAGAGTTATATTCATGGTGAGAAGTTTTAAATGGAGAATATTATGATTACGAGGATGAAAATGTTTAggattgtgggaaccgaaattcacactgtcgatttccgtttaaataaggaaacttggaaaaccctaatttcccagaggtcccggatatctgctaataccacacgccaagcaatcagaacacaagaataacaacgataaagtataagaaatcgaaaagagagcaaaatagatcttattccgaatcgcgtctgagcgttacaacaaggtaagagcctgggcttcgagagctgtcggcgagattcctagttctaaaaccttAAGACtacaaaacctagttgagtcgcagctcgagtatcaaaaacggaaagttgcctaaaattgctctaagtgctaagtttgctcggAAAAGTTCTCTCCatatgcctctcgcctagaactccttatatactcgctcctaggtcggtttacgcttttactcttctgcccttaagccgtcatagcataaaattgagatattctattttttccgatcttcgtaattatcttcaaaattttgtatttatccgcggaaacttgacatttatatttccttatgcaccaagcgtaaaccgtcctacgatttacgggcttttggttaagaaatcgtaagttgggactggagtcgtgttttaggtcccgtTGGGCCATCTTCCGAcccgaaacgtttattacgatttcATTCGATAAATAacgaactttctgcggtttttaccgcaaagtttgattgatgacttagaatggtggaaaacatgaactgagtttgctacggtcttcgggagatagcaccgaaggatagacgagaatgcatggactagtgTCGAATCGACGTTTCAGAAGatcttggtcgctacgtagtgaccgagcgggacggacgctcggtcgctacgtagcgaccgagctttggctcgagctctgTCGTTACATAGCGACCGCGCCttggctcaagctcggtcgctacgtagcgaccgagcgggacggacgctcagTCGTtccgtagcgaccaagcttggcccgagctcggtcgctacgtagcgaccgagcgagacagatgctcggtcgttacgtagcgaccgagcttggctcgagctcggtcactacatagcgaccgaacttgGCTTGAgtttggtcgctatgtagtgtCCGGATAGCAggcatgtgcggtagttgcgCAATGACCGGGCTTGGTTTGTCCGTGTTCCGATTGTCATACTCGAACCTTATCCATAATTGGTTAgggtatgtttccgatggcttatgtttgatctaaatgGAATTCGAATGAAACTTCATCTCGAAAAGATATGTTGCGGAGAGACCTACTTGTATATTGCAGAGATTTGGACGTTTACTTtatcgtaaccgttttcgaccccaacagttagcccccctgCCCGTTAGAATCGTGGGTTTCCAGCGAGATTCTAAtgcgcggtatggcgagttcggatGAGATatgtgtatttgggcgaagtttgTTTCCGAAAATCTGCAAGTAAATAGTAAGTcatcatgcctataagaagggaggtaacttcttcacaattttttcaCTTGCTTATTCTCATAAAGATTTccttaagaaaaaaattctttctttctctctatccttttcttcttgtttcccAAAAGAGAAATACAAAATGTCGAGTAAGAAAAGGACTTCAAAGAAAGGATCTTCGTCCGCAAGCGTTCATGAAGAGCTCCTTGTTCCGAAGATTGAGTTCGTGCCTCATACGGTAGACCCAGCCGAGaatgaggcatggtgggttgcgtgttacggttcgatcaatcctcccaaagagaagtcgttcccggtTCTGACCCATCGTTCAGTTGAGGAAGGGGCTCCAAGCAGgagtaccgacgagtttctcgagatcatgcggtcgttctaccatattcgGGACATGGTGGAATTCTGGGTTCCTTGTCAAGGGGAGCGCGCTAGCAGccccccagagggttactttacttgttacaaagcgttcgtagtgcgctgtcgcttgtggttcccgattcccgaAATTATCGTCCGCGTGTTGGACCATTACGAGTTGACCCTTACCGGCGAGCACtttgaagcgcttttgaggctacAGATCATCAAGGATACGGACAAGTATATGCTGGTCCCTCGGAGCTTTAAGTCGGTGGTTAAAAGGTTTAGCtccaacttcaactcgtggaagaattttttcttcttcgttcgtatagacgctgcgtctgtcgaagagagttgtatcccactgttccggaggttgccgaatgatcgtcccttcatcaacccgctTGCTCTGTTCCCCGAGGATATCATCGAAGTGAGGGATCTTCTTAGGAACGGTCCgtttttctggacttcttttacgccgaagctAGTTCGGaaggcgttgaggtttgtgcGTCCCGGTCATGTTTTGGGCGTGGAAACGGGGAGCAATTCCGAGCCCGATGATCAGAGTCCCAACGCTGCCCCCACTGTTTCGACGGGGTGgaactcttcgaaggggaaGGATATTGATCTTggtgacatagagttttcgatgggcgattctatgcttccaggatgggatccagaCCTTGCTTACGGTGATGGAATTGGTACTAGCGAGGTTCCTATTCTGGACTTCGATGATTTATTTGCTGGTCTACCTtcgggcttcgatgctcctcctcctacgaatgAATCGGGGAGGCCGAAAGTCGTCGCGGAAGGGTCTCGCATCATCAacggggttagtttttttttttgaaaattttggcgATTGCCTAGGTGTTTCTTTTTCCGCTTATAATGTGTTAATCAGTTTCGCAGGGCCTTAACTTGCttggctcggccattgaggcgagccatagggaagccatggtctatcactttaaagcggagaaagcaGAAagggatctcgctcgcgtgcaaggcgagatgttggagcgagatgcaaaactcgctcgtgatcatgcgaggGCTGTCCTCAaggcggaacggaagggcaagagggagatcgtcgaggtgatgaagacttgtgcctctcaattccaggtcaagtacgggaacctcaaggacgcttttacctcggtgggtgatTTCCGTGAGTGTCGTGGTTCAGTAGAAAGTCTTTGGAAAACGCGAGCCGACGACTATGTTTTTGAGAAGGAAATGAGTTTGATGAAGGGCGGCATGAACGaacatgctcacgctgaggcgctcattccctcgatcgacgggaggatccagggattctgggatcccatcccggtttcccgtGATACTGAAGAGGTCGCGACTGGGTTTCCCGATGATGGCGAGGAAGTAGATCGTACTGCGGATGCGTTTGGAGCTTCGTTGTCCAGGGACTTTTACTTTGGACCTTGAGAGGTGGAGTGATCATTGAGAGGGAGGTGTTTGTTTATCTGTTCTACGTTTGTGGCCGAATGTGGCCTTCATTTCGAGAGattgtatgggcctgtttttGCCGTTTTATCGtttaccgggactggccgttggtggctttgaatccctaccGCTTTACGAGGTTTTTATATATACGATGGGTATTTTATTTCGAATTGTTTTGaataagtttgaagtaaatatgagttgtcgtctcatatttaatttcgttgagacgttcaatctgtcgGTTCGTGtgacttttcgtaaaaattactTATTCTTACGATTTTCGGGAACGGAGAGACATgatttaggatctcgtatcatttagatatcatgtcttgagatgtctgagaccaattTGATGGGTtcagggcaagacctaggtttactttcggtataaggtttgtgcggtgactagccggctatcaattttcctgttgcgatttcttcctgattcgttcCGACTTAAACTCCCCGAAATGTTCTCGGCTtttacgacttgtatggtatgaatcgagcatctttccagagacaatttttaagtcaaCTGGAAGTGTTAAACCAAAATtccggatttttgttgtagcgcgcttttgtccttgcgttggacgtttgaagatcaaaaagagtgatcaagttgcatttgtttaagacggctgccgtgttcgtcggggccaatcgacgaacggggtgtaaggtttttgtggtcgcggtcggacaatttgttcgtatcatctcgaatttttaacttggcgacgtctcgcagttgtttcgaaGATTATATGTATATCTTAAGTGTTGAAGAAtgattatttttcaattttggtcCGGATGAGGCCgctgacaagagtcttaatgtttGTAGAGTTTCTAGGCGTGTCCTGAGACTTTTGCGttaactgaagcgtaagcgttttAATAAAAACGGAGCAATGTATATTGTAAAACTTTcgaaaaaactcgattacaataaagCATTTTTTCCAATGTGGGAGTATACGcatccactccccccccctttttagagagggggatagctgaactcgtctttcgacgagctgcctacgtacccctttcgaggatcaagccatctcgtagttctgttttatgccgcaAGCGTTTTTTACTCTgcgatttgccttaacttgtgctctgcaAGGAAGCATAGCCGCAACTGTTtttgacatccccagatagccgcgactccgcttggggttgggaatttgacaCCCAGGTGGTACGTTGATGAAACTgcttgcatggcgttgagccatggggttcccatgattacgttgtagatagcgggatgatcgactccCGCGAACttgacgattttcgtgatctccttggccatgactggcaactagattgatccgagagtcatcgacacttcgcccgaaaaacccgtgagtggtttcgGCGTCGGAGTTatttccccgagttcgatgctcattcGATTGAGAATGTCGCgaaagattacattgaccgtgcttcccctGTCGATGAGTATTCtcccgacttccagatctcgtatgacgagcgGATTGCAGTGAGGTTGATTGATGCTGAcagcttcctcctttgtgaaggtgatcgaacaattttggccatctcggggaggagaccatgtaggccagtttgcactCGACTatgccttccgctggtaagccttgatggccaaAACAGTATCGTTGCAGTATTGCGATCCttcgatgatcatgttgactctgcgacgattgttatcatttcccttgtcgtccggccttcTGCCACGTTTAACCCCAGATTGGTTTCATTGAGAGGATTTTTccgcgggcggatttctgtatGTCTTCAGAGGGCGATCGGAATCGAGGATGATATCTTTCAcactggtcacttccgagagctctccagcgagtagcttcgcggccagccttgctcccaagactttgcagttggtcgtggagtgtcctcgagactggtggaactcgcagaaggtgttttcttCATATCCTTGACTGCgggtccacgtattacccgtggttcggccttgGTCCGAACTGATCGCATAATTGTGCactccttgg
This genomic interval from Brassica napus cultivar Da-Ae chromosome A6, Da-Ae, whole genome shotgun sequence contains the following:
- the LOC106398536 gene encoding uncharacterized protein LOC106398536; its protein translation is MATAGPGTPQKIKESTRFYPYFKDGVGAIDGTHIFAMVQKKDAAPFRNRKGDISQNVLAACNFDLEFMYVLSGWEGSAHDSKILNDALTRNTNRLPVPEEKDSEDVEHVQEVNNNDEEILVTQDQQREHANQVRATIATDMWRDFINV